One segment of Radiobacillus kanasensis DNA contains the following:
- the manA gene encoding mannose-6-phosphate isomerase, class I, whose translation MYKEPIFLKPVFQERIWGGQKLNTEFGYDIPYKHTGEAWVISAHPNGPSEIVNGELKGKSLIEAWENHGELFGKAKGHSGEYPLLIKILDAADDLSVQVHPNDEYAREVENQPYGKTECWYVLQAEEGAEIIFGHHASTKEEFQQMVDAGEWDKLLRKVPVQAGDFVYVPSGTIHAIGKGIVILETQQSSDITYRVYDYDRTDDQGNTRELHLDSAIAVSTVPHQPVEVDQEVSYYGGLTSKRVVKEQYFTVYHWDLDGEAEMDMEHDFLQVSVVDGQGWLTVDGNVHEVQKGDHFIVPNGVKEYHFSGQLECLVSHP comes from the coding sequence ATGTATAAAGAACCTATTTTTTTAAAGCCTGTCTTTCAAGAAAGAATTTGGGGAGGTCAAAAGCTGAATACTGAATTTGGCTATGACATTCCTTATAAGCATACAGGGGAAGCTTGGGTGATTTCGGCCCATCCAAACGGACCTAGTGAAATTGTAAATGGTGAGTTAAAAGGAAAGAGCTTAATAGAGGCTTGGGAGAATCATGGCGAGCTTTTCGGAAAAGCAAAAGGTCATTCTGGCGAGTACCCACTGCTTATTAAAATTTTGGATGCAGCGGATGATCTCTCCGTACAGGTTCATCCAAATGATGAATATGCTAGAGAGGTCGAAAATCAGCCATACGGAAAAACAGAATGCTGGTATGTGCTTCAAGCGGAGGAAGGGGCAGAGATTATTTTTGGTCATCATGCCTCCACGAAGGAAGAGTTTCAACAAATGGTTGATGCTGGAGAGTGGGATAAGCTATTAAGAAAAGTACCTGTCCAAGCGGGGGACTTTGTCTATGTTCCAAGTGGTACAATACATGCTATCGGCAAAGGCATCGTTATTTTAGAAACCCAACAAAGCTCGGATATTACGTACCGTGTGTATGACTATGACCGAACGGATGATCAAGGAAATACAAGGGAGCTTCATCTAGATTCGGCTATTGCGGTATCGACGGTTCCACATCAACCGGTAGAGGTGGACCAAGAGGTCAGCTACTATGGTGGATTGACCTCGAAACGAGTAGTTAAAGAACAATATTTTACGGTTTATCATTGGGATTTAGACGGGGAAGCGGAAATGGATATGGAGCACGACTTTTTACAAGTCAGTGTTGTGGATGGACAAGGTTGGTTGACTGTTGATGGAAATGTGCATGAGGTGCAAAAGGGAGATCATTTTATTGTACCGAATGGTGTGAAGGAGTATCATTTTTCGGGGCAGTTGGAGTGTCTGGTTTCTCATCCATAA
- a CDS encoding ROK family protein, with amino-acid sequence MYAIGVDIGGTKVAIAVVDETGKVLIEEVIPTDKTVDPPVMIERINKTAEELMNKSGIEKKVVKGIGIGSPGPLDSKNGIITYPPNLENWRNVPIVEQVKSYFNLPVTLENDANAAAMAEKWLGAAKENEDFAYITISTGIGAGFFAEGKLLGGSRGNAGDIGHTVIDPSYGQCPCGQYGCLEYIASGTGIARRGSELAGEELATQQVFERYHNGDNKIKPYIEDVFRIIGVACVSVINTLDPEKIVIGGGVSKVGAPLFNAVKDYVRQYALNPDGRKTEIVQAQLDQNAGVIGAAALCFNE; translated from the coding sequence ATGTATGCAATAGGTGTAGATATCGGTGGAACAAAGGTTGCCATCGCCGTTGTGGATGAAACAGGAAAGGTGTTAATAGAAGAAGTAATTCCTACGGATAAAACGGTTGATCCTCCGGTAATGATTGAGCGGATTAATAAGACAGCAGAAGAGCTTATGAATAAATCGGGAATTGAAAAGAAAGTCGTCAAAGGAATCGGGATTGGTTCTCCAGGACCTTTAGATAGTAAGAATGGCATTATTACGTATCCACCGAATTTGGAAAACTGGCGAAATGTCCCGATTGTGGAACAAGTAAAAAGCTATTTTAATCTACCTGTCACCTTAGAAAATGATGCAAACGCAGCTGCGATGGCAGAAAAATGGTTAGGTGCGGCAAAAGAAAATGAAGATTTTGCTTATATCACGATTAGTACTGGAATTGGAGCAGGTTTTTTTGCAGAAGGAAAGCTTTTAGGTGGTTCTCGAGGGAATGCAGGAGATATCGGACATACGGTTATTGATCCATCCTATGGACAATGTCCTTGTGGTCAATATGGCTGTTTGGAGTATATCGCATCCGGTACAGGCATTGCTAGAAGAGGATCTGAGCTAGCAGGCGAGGAGCTCGCGACACAACAAGTATTTGAACGTTACCATAATGGTGATAATAAAATAAAGCCATATATAGAAGATGTTTTCCGCATTATTGGGGTAGCATGTGTGTCTGTGATTAACACGTTGGACCCTGAAAAAATTGTAATCGGCGGTGGTGTATCTAAAGTAGGAGCCCCGCTGTTTAATGCTGTAAAAGATTATGTTCGTCAATATGCGTTAAACCCAGACGGACGAAAAACAGAAATTGTACAAGCACAGCTAGACCAAAACGCTGGAGTCATAGGGGCAGCAGCCCTTTGCTTTAATGAATAA
- a CDS encoding ROK family protein produces MRQKIGANADSMKQLNRSTVLHAIQRHKPISKAEIVPITNLTFATVSNIIQELMEAEWIVEAGYGRSSGGRKPILYELSAKKYYAISVDIAVASTTVALVNLYGEVIHKVSTEHEKNENGTCKVELPTIYGLIDLVLEYAEQRKAEVIGIGVSSPGPLNAEKGMILSPPNLTGLDGVAIRDLLQEKYGLMTRLEKDADAAALGEYWFADRKPNMLYVFADRGTGGGILFNGTIYRGFLNGAGELGHATVDIHGPVCRCGNVGCLEMVASGLALERKYNPKSMADLLQASRNGDKEIQEEMDDISSYLATGITNAVNLLNPAEVILGGALVDGYPPMASKIREIVTERCFTRENGVPDISESVFGINGPLIGGTAVIIQQVFEHPEQIMNREK; encoded by the coding sequence ATGAGGCAAAAAATTGGGGCAAATGCGGATAGCATGAAGCAATTAAATCGTTCTACCGTTCTTCATGCCATTCAACGTCATAAACCCATCTCCAAGGCAGAAATAGTGCCGATAACGAATCTGACATTTGCCACCGTTTCTAATATCATTCAGGAGTTAATGGAAGCGGAATGGATTGTAGAAGCTGGATATGGTAGGTCTAGTGGTGGTAGAAAACCGATTTTATACGAGCTAAGTGCTAAAAAATATTACGCAATTTCTGTGGATATTGCTGTTGCTTCTACGACCGTTGCCCTCGTTAATCTTTATGGAGAGGTTATCCACAAAGTCTCCACAGAACATGAAAAAAATGAAAATGGAACGTGCAAGGTAGAACTCCCTACTATATATGGCCTCATTGATCTTGTTTTGGAGTATGCCGAACAAAGGAAAGCAGAAGTAATCGGAATCGGTGTATCCAGTCCGGGTCCTTTAAATGCGGAAAAAGGAATGATTTTATCTCCGCCAAACTTAACAGGTCTAGATGGGGTTGCAATTCGCGATCTTCTACAAGAAAAGTACGGACTGATGACACGATTAGAAAAGGATGCGGATGCAGCAGCTTTAGGGGAGTACTGGTTTGCGGATCGAAAGCCAAACATGCTGTATGTGTTTGCGGACCGAGGTACTGGCGGTGGTATTCTATTTAATGGCACGATATATCGAGGATTTTTGAATGGAGCTGGAGAGCTTGGCCATGCGACGGTTGATATTCATGGTCCTGTTTGCCGATGTGGAAATGTCGGTTGTTTGGAGATGGTCGCGTCTGGCTTAGCTTTGGAAAGAAAATATAATCCCAAATCGATGGCTGATCTATTACAAGCCTCCAGAAATGGAGATAAAGAGATTCAAGAAGAAATGGATGATATATCGTCCTATTTAGCTACTGGCATAACCAATGCAGTTAATCTTTTGAATCCAGCAGAGGTCATTTTAGGTGGTGCGTTAGTAGACGGTTATCCACCAATGGCGAGCAAGATCAGAGAAATCGTGACAGAGCGTTGCTTTACCCGCGAGAATGGCGTACCAGATATTTCAGAGTCTGTTTTTGGAATAAACGGTCCGCTAATAGGGGGAACGGCTGTCATTATCCAACAAGTTTTTGAACATCCAGAACAAATAATGAATCGAGAAAAATAA
- a CDS encoding S1C family serine protease, giving the protein MGYYDDHYRPRRPRGMRGAWIASTLIGAVVGALIVVLALPALIESNLLPYNTDTGSNEIMQGDGESNPSGPLQQVNVDVSSQITQVVGEVTPAVVGVVNYQSQEGFWMEGDATEAGTGSGVIYKKENGKAYVVTNHHVIQGADEVEVVLSNNTHIQAQIRGSDLFTDLAVLEMDGSEVEKVIELGESETVKVGEPAIAIGNPLGLMFAGSVTEGIISGKKRAIPQDFDMDGRADWQAEVIQTDAAINPGNSGGALINLQGKLIGINSMKIAQSSVEGIGFAIPIDDALPIIQQLESEGKVTRAYLGVEAYSLNELAQAEWQQELRLPEGVEGGIYLRSIEPMSPADQAGLEELDVITHLDGEPIEDIIGLRKHLYQEKEPGQQMKVTFYRNGEKQETTVTLGSQDY; this is encoded by the coding sequence ATGGGGTATTATGATGATCATTACAGACCTAGACGCCCTCGGGGGATGAGAGGAGCATGGATTGCTTCAACATTAATCGGAGCGGTCGTAGGAGCCTTAATTGTTGTGCTTGCTTTACCAGCCTTAATCGAGTCGAACTTATTACCTTATAACACAGATACAGGAAGTAATGAAATCATGCAGGGGGATGGAGAATCGAACCCATCTGGTCCCTTACAGCAAGTGAATGTAGATGTTTCTTCCCAAATTACCCAAGTCGTTGGCGAGGTGACACCTGCCGTCGTCGGTGTGGTGAATTATCAGTCACAGGAAGGTTTTTGGATGGAAGGCGACGCGACGGAAGCTGGCACAGGCTCTGGCGTGATCTATAAAAAGGAAAATGGCAAAGCATATGTCGTGACCAATCACCACGTGATTCAAGGTGCGGATGAAGTCGAAGTGGTCCTTTCCAATAATACACACATCCAGGCACAAATTCGCGGTAGCGATCTATTCACGGATTTAGCCGTTCTTGAAATGGATGGCTCCGAGGTGGAAAAGGTTATTGAATTAGGGGAATCTGAAACGGTAAAGGTTGGGGAACCAGCTATAGCGATTGGGAACCCTCTTGGACTCATGTTTGCTGGGTCTGTTACGGAAGGCATTATAAGTGGAAAGAAGCGGGCGATTCCGCAGGATTTTGATATGGATGGACGTGCGGATTGGCAAGCAGAGGTTATCCAAACAGATGCCGCCATTAACCCAGGGAATAGTGGTGGTGCACTAATCAACCTGCAAGGAAAGCTAATCGGCATTAACTCGATGAAAATTGCTCAGTCTTCTGTAGAGGGGATTGGCTTTGCTATCCCTATTGACGATGCATTACCGATTATCCAACAGCTAGAAAGTGAAGGAAAGGTGACGAGGGCTTATTTAGGTGTAGAAGCTTATTCCTTAAATGAACTGGCTCAAGCGGAGTGGCAGCAAGAGCTTCGCCTTCCGGAAGGTGTAGAAGGTGGCATATATTTAAGAAGTATAGAACCTATGTCACCAGCTGATCAAGCCGGACTTGAGGAATTAGATGTTATTACTCACCTGGACGGGGAACCGATTGAAGATATCATCGGATTGAGAAAACATCTTTATCAAGAAAAAGAGCCTGGGCAACAGATGAAAGTAACGTTCTATCGCAATGGAGAGAAGCAAGAAACAACCGTTACGTTAGGATCACAAGATTATTAA
- a CDS encoding MBL fold metallo-hydrolase: protein MTLSFSVLASGSTGNAFYVATEKEKILVDAGLSGKEMERLLGEVDIDPNSLTKLLVTHEHSDHIKGLGIMARRYNLPIYANEKTWKAMEGHIGKIGLDQKFIFETNQVQTFGDLDVESFGVSHDAAEPMFFTFHHNGKKVALVTDLGYVSEHIKKTVEDADALIFESNHDVSMLRMGRYPWNVKRRILGDSGHVSNDDCGLALSDIIGNKTKRIYLAHLSKDNNMKDLARMSVSNILTERGFQIGKGIDLCDTDPTMPTSLYEVV, encoded by the coding sequence ATGACGTTATCGTTTAGTGTACTTGCATCAGGAAGTACAGGGAATGCATTCTACGTGGCAACAGAAAAAGAGAAAATTCTTGTAGATGCCGGTTTAAGTGGAAAGGAAATGGAGCGATTGCTTGGGGAAGTGGACATTGATCCGAACTCGTTGACCAAGCTGCTCGTCACCCACGAGCATAGTGATCATATTAAAGGATTAGGAATTATGGCACGTCGCTATAACCTACCGATATATGCCAATGAGAAGACGTGGAAGGCGATGGAAGGTCATATCGGGAAGATTGGCCTAGATCAAAAATTTATTTTTGAAACGAACCAAGTCCAGACATTTGGCGATTTAGATGTAGAATCGTTTGGAGTTTCTCATGATGCTGCTGAGCCGATGTTTTTCACCTTCCATCACAACGGTAAAAAAGTAGCCTTAGTAACCGACTTAGGGTACGTATCCGAGCATATTAAGAAAACGGTAGAAGATGCAGATGCGCTTATATTTGAATCGAATCATGACGTTTCGATGTTAAGAATGGGGCGCTATCCTTGGAATGTAAAACGAAGAATCTTGGGGGATTCGGGTCACGTTTCCAATGATGATTGTGGACTAGCCTTAAGTGATATTATCGGGAATAAAACGAAGCGGATTTACTTGGCGCACCTTAGTAAAGACAACAATATGAAGGATTTAGCGAGGATGTCTGTTTCTAATATCTTGACAGAACGTGGCTTTCAGATTGGAAAGGGCATTGATTTGTGTGATACAGATCCTACCATGCCTACAAGTCTTTATGAAGTCGTTTAG
- a CDS encoding two-component system regulatory protein YycI, which yields MQWGQIKTLFILCFLILDIFLVRQYFLNQDEDLGTLQTPTNEELLEANVEGLDKLDKEIRKESIITTKQVDFTTRDTELEGLTNQSLTILEDNTLVSALDTPVPIKKEATDEEIKQIVTGFVPYGEQYTLWGKNEATNTLILFQLKGDKPIFYNEGGLLLVFLNEKNEAMYYMQTMLEEIDLEDQAELEKEIMTPYQAVSQVYFNADNLLTDGSEILEVMEKPTLGYLTLAPLSDGEQVFAPTWKINFNDSNNYFINAIEGLILTKDENFFIKETLNGVVASMTNKPIKEENEALNTIKQKLLQVLDTTNWSGEE from the coding sequence ATGCAGTGGGGACAAATTAAAACACTATTCATTCTCTGCTTTCTCATTTTGGATATTTTCCTTGTTAGACAGTACTTTTTGAATCAGGATGAGGATTTAGGAACGCTTCAAACACCGACTAATGAAGAATTACTAGAAGCAAATGTGGAGGGACTAGATAAGCTTGATAAAGAAATAAGAAAAGAGTCTATCATCACAACCAAACAAGTGGATTTCACAACCCGTGATACCGAATTAGAGGGATTGACGAACCAATCCTTAACCATTTTAGAGGATAACACGCTAGTATCCGCCTTAGACACCCCAGTACCCATTAAAAAGGAAGCAACAGATGAAGAGATAAAGCAGATTGTAACTGGATTCGTCCCGTATGGAGAGCAATACACGTTGTGGGGGAAGAATGAAGCAACCAACACTTTAATCTTGTTTCAGTTAAAAGGCGACAAACCGATTTTCTATAATGAGGGTGGGCTTCTTCTAGTTTTCTTGAATGAAAAAAATGAAGCTATGTATTATATGCAAACGATGCTAGAAGAGATAGATTTAGAGGATCAAGCAGAGCTAGAAAAAGAGATTATGACTCCATACCAAGCGGTTAGTCAGGTATATTTTAATGCGGACAACTTGTTAACCGATGGCTCCGAAATTTTGGAGGTCATGGAAAAACCGACACTGGGCTATTTAACGTTGGCACCTCTATCCGATGGAGAGCAGGTTTTCGCACCGACCTGGAAAATCAATTTTAATGATTCGAACAATTACTTTATTAATGCGATCGAAGGGTTAATCTTAACGAAGGATGAAAACTTCTTTATAAAAGAAACACTTAACGGTGTGGTGGCAAGTATGACAAATAAGCCAATCAAAGAAGAAAATGAAGCATTAAATACAATAAAACAAAAACTTCTACAAGTATTAGATACAACAAATTGGAGTGGAGAAGAATGA
- a CDS encoding YycH family regulatory protein yields MNVETIKSIVLSSLIVLSLILTFGIWNQKPSKDVMDEDRFIETEIGGIEETKKSLIEPRQIIMEVNGKHFGLKSKTEEDQFYEYMHEWSLFEIETMEDSSIPDQENQVEVVFPVSLPFQIIKDLFIVDEAENLGAFTGEFDRMYILPNNNQGNVVIQFVDTKTNNKIKANIQNVTGVRDRLKDFRENKELIEYVAHLDSDESPYIYVPRENVTLSRSTFTVSKTDPNPYLINALFNDPSVVRESNPSGLPSEQVYTDYFRELRRYEYYMRFTDPKYAETDPMEETDLINQSLLYVNKHHGWTTGEVDEYVLDSLETYPNKVTYRLNYMEYPVFDRHKNLATIDVIMRGSPDGQGVYQYNRPLIELKDSIGGPGPTELRSGMEVLTYINNNRNQFGSNIQDITIGYQMEQTGEQDVFKLTPDWFILDSLGWRKINFKDSVKGGLENAVGTN; encoded by the coding sequence ATGAATGTAGAAACGATTAAATCTATTGTCTTATCAAGCTTGATTGTTCTAAGCCTCATTTTAACATTTGGGATTTGGAATCAAAAACCGAGTAAAGACGTCATGGATGAGGACCGTTTTATTGAGACAGAGATTGGTGGAATAGAAGAAACGAAGAAAAGTCTAATAGAACCTCGTCAAATCATTATGGAAGTAAACGGTAAACATTTTGGTTTGAAAAGTAAAACGGAAGAAGATCAATTCTATGAATATATGCACGAATGGTCCTTGTTTGAAATTGAAACCATGGAGGACTCAAGTATTCCAGACCAAGAAAACCAAGTAGAGGTTGTATTCCCGGTTTCTCTCCCGTTTCAAATCATAAAAGACTTATTTATCGTCGACGAAGCGGAGAATTTAGGAGCTTTTACCGGGGAGTTCGACCGTATGTATATTCTTCCTAATAATAATCAAGGAAATGTTGTCATTCAATTTGTAGATACAAAGACCAATAATAAGATTAAAGCAAACATACAAAATGTAACGGGTGTTCGTGACAGACTGAAAGATTTCCGAGAAAATAAAGAACTAATAGAATATGTTGCCCATCTGGATAGTGATGAATCACCGTACATCTACGTCCCTAGGGAGAATGTTACGCTCTCACGAAGTACGTTTACTGTCTCAAAAACAGATCCAAATCCTTATTTAATAAATGCATTGTTCAATGATCCATCTGTTGTGCGAGAGAGTAATCCAAGTGGCTTACCATCCGAACAAGTATATACCGATTACTTTAGGGAATTAAGACGTTATGAATACTACATGCGTTTTACAGACCCTAAGTATGCAGAAACAGATCCGATGGAAGAGACCGACTTAATTAATCAAAGCTTATTGTATGTTAATAAACACCATGGTTGGACAACGGGGGAAGTCGATGAATATGTATTAGATTCCCTAGAGACCTATCCAAATAAAGTGACCTATCGACTTAACTATATGGAGTACCCAGTCTTTGATAGGCATAAAAACTTGGCGACGATTGATGTTATCATGAGGGGGTCACCAGATGGACAAGGTGTTTATCAATATAACCGACCTCTCATAGAATTAAAGGATTCGATAGGGGGACCTGGTCCAACAGAATTACGCTCTGGTATGGAAGTACTAACTTACATTAATAATAATAGGAATCAGTTTGGTTCGAATATTCAAGACATCACGATAGGGTATCAAATGGAACAAACGGGGGAACAAGATGTATTTAAGTTAACACCGGATTGGTTTATTCTAGACAGCTTAGGCTGGAGAAAAATCAATTTTAAGGATTCGGTAAAAGGAGGCTTAGAGAATGCAGTGGGGACAAATTAA
- the walK gene encoding cell wall metabolism sensor histidine kinase WalK codes for MKKVGFFQSIQLKFIVVLILLLLLAIQVIGAYFVRGLEESLQENFDQTMDERVKGLKEYLEQAFSKERAEGGEGPTLQQEVSSIIDTYDSELFTDLKVIDNQYRVIGTNSDPELLGKRITDERISKSLLFGTSSEKEMLEQGTLDRIQVRNVPITNGEEVVGAIYIVASLESIYDQLQRVNEIFMQGTIIAVIISAILGILVARTITKPISEMRTQASILATGDFSQKVNVYGNDEIGQLGSTFNDMSDRLRQAHLTTEGERRKLSSVLSNMSDGVIATDTSGLITLMNESAEDLLGTSFEDVKGKLLTDVLNMEEEISDVLDTEITGSRIVDLSDDEQFFLIRANFSAVQDEDEHVSGFITVISDVTEQEKVEKERREFVSNVSHELRTPLTTMRSYIEALTDGAWEDKEIAPKFLNVTQTETDRMIRLVNDLLQLSKMDNKGHTLYKEKVDFVPYFHHIIDRFEMNKSEDILFERQLPRDHVLVWLDKDKMTQVIDNIISNAVKYSPEGGKITFKIVKERRRVVVSITDQGVGIAKEKLDKIFERFYRADKARARNMGGTGLGLAIAKELVEAHNGHIWAESKEGKGTTISFILPLMQKKRGNRS; via the coding sequence ATGAAAAAAGTAGGTTTCTTCCAATCGATACAACTGAAGTTCATAGTCGTACTTATCTTGTTATTGCTGCTTGCGATACAGGTGATAGGTGCGTATTTTGTGAGGGGCCTAGAAGAAAGTTTACAAGAAAATTTTGATCAGACGATGGATGAACGAGTAAAAGGGTTAAAAGAGTACCTGGAGCAAGCCTTTTCCAAGGAACGAGCAGAAGGTGGAGAAGGTCCAACCCTACAGCAAGAGGTATCGAGTATTATTGATACGTATGATAGTGAATTGTTTACAGATTTAAAGGTCATAGACAATCAGTACCGGGTCATCGGAACGAATAGCGATCCGGAGCTACTTGGAAAAAGGATTACAGATGAAAGAATTTCAAAATCCCTTCTTTTTGGGACTTCTTCCGAAAAAGAAATGTTAGAACAAGGGACGCTTGATCGTATTCAGGTCCGGAACGTCCCTATTACCAATGGGGAAGAAGTAGTGGGTGCGATTTATATTGTAGCTAGTTTAGAAAGTATATACGATCAGCTACAACGGGTAAATGAGATCTTCATGCAAGGTACCATTATTGCTGTCATCATATCGGCCATTCTAGGAATACTGGTTGCTCGTACGATCACGAAGCCTATATCGGAGATGCGAACACAGGCAAGTATTTTGGCAACAGGGGATTTTTCACAAAAAGTTAATGTCTACGGAAATGATGAGATCGGTCAGCTAGGATCGACCTTCAACGATATGAGCGACCGCCTGAGGCAAGCCCATTTAACGACAGAAGGGGAAAGGCGTAAGCTAAGCTCTGTTTTATCGAACATGTCCGATGGCGTTATTGCCACAGACACATCTGGATTGATTACCTTGATGAATGAATCAGCAGAAGATTTATTAGGAACTAGCTTTGAGGACGTGAAAGGTAAGCTTCTGACCGATGTGCTGAATATGGAAGAAGAAATATCGGATGTGTTAGATACCGAAATAACAGGTTCAAGAATTGTGGACCTCAGTGATGATGAGCAATTCTTTCTCATTCGGGCAAACTTTTCCGCTGTACAAGATGAGGATGAACACGTATCAGGTTTCATTACGGTAATTAGTGATGTAACGGAACAGGAAAAAGTAGAAAAAGAACGTCGTGAATTTGTGTCCAACGTATCCCATGAGCTTCGTACTCCGTTAACGACGATGAGAAGCTATATTGAAGCTTTGACAGATGGGGCATGGGAAGATAAAGAGATTGCGCCAAAATTCTTAAATGTAACGCAAACCGAAACAGATCGAATGATTCGTTTAGTAAATGATCTCTTACAGCTCTCCAAAATGGACAATAAAGGGCATACTCTTTACAAGGAAAAGGTCGATTTTGTTCCGTATTTTCACCACATTATTGACCGATTTGAAATGAATAAATCAGAAGATATCCTTTTTGAGCGTCAGTTACCAAGGGATCATGTCCTTGTGTGGCTAGATAAGGATAAAATGACCCAGGTTATTGATAACATCATTTCCAATGCGGTTAAATATTCACCAGAGGGTGGGAAGATCACCTTCAAAATTGTAAAGGAAAGACGACGTGTGGTCGTAAGCATCACAGACCAAGGTGTCGGCATAGCGAAAGAAAAGCTCGATAAAATATTTGAACGTTTTTATCGTGCGGATAAAGCACGTGCTCGTAATATGGGTGGAACAGGTCTTGGTCTAGCAATTGCCAAGGAATTGGTAGAAGCACATAATGGTCATATTTGGGCAGAAAGTAAAGAAGGGAAAGGGACTACAATTTCCTTTATCCTTCCGCTGATGCAAAAGAAGCGGGGGAATAGATCATGA
- the yycF gene encoding response regulator YycF, with protein sequence MAQKILVVDDEKPIADILKFNLEKEGYEVICAYDGDEAIELTLSENPDLLLLDIMLPNKDGNEVCREVRKTHNMPIIMITAKDSEIDKVLGLELGADDYVTKPFSNREVIARVKANLRRQQQIPEDTSRTKDIKISSLVIHPDAYTVTRDGQQVELTHREFELLHYLARHIGQVMTREHLLETVWGYDYYGDVRTVDVTVRRLREKIEENPSNPMWIVTRRGVGYYLRNPDQE encoded by the coding sequence ATGGCTCAAAAGATTTTGGTTGTAGACGATGAAAAACCAATTGCAGATATATTGAAATTCAACTTAGAAAAAGAAGGCTATGAAGTAATCTGTGCGTATGACGGAGACGAGGCAATCGAATTAACCTTATCCGAAAACCCAGACTTGCTTCTCTTAGATATTATGCTACCAAATAAAGATGGCAATGAGGTTTGTCGTGAAGTGCGAAAAACTCATAACATGCCAATCATTATGATTACAGCAAAGGATTCAGAAATTGATAAAGTATTAGGCTTAGAGCTTGGTGCAGATGATTATGTAACGAAGCCGTTCAGTAATCGAGAAGTCATTGCACGAGTAAAAGCCAATTTACGTAGACAACAACAAATTCCAGAAGATACGTCTAGAACGAAGGATATCAAAATCAGTAGTTTGGTGATCCATCCCGACGCTTATACCGTAACGAGAGATGGCCAGCAAGTAGAACTGACCCACCGTGAATTTGAACTGCTCCATTATTTAGCGAGACATATCGGGCAAGTCATGACTCGTGAACATTTATTGGAGACTGTATGGGGCTATGACTATTACGGCGATGTTCGTACCGTTGACGTTACTGTACGCCGACTAAGAGAAAAAATTGAAGAAAATCCTAGTAACCCAATGTGGATCGTGACACGAAGAGGGGTAGGATATTATTTGCGAAATCCAGATCAGGAGTAA